A region of Faecalibacterium taiwanense DNA encodes the following proteins:
- a CDS encoding DeoR family transcriptional regulator — MNFEFMTIGTPLPPCMPFPRALTGFPVSSTAKVMYCRMLDAMLSNGQEDENGILFICFPVTAIAAVLSRSPMTVKRSLNELETAGLIMRVRQGVGEPNRIYVLIPGKEDAALA; from the coding sequence ATGAATTTTGAATTTATGACGATAGGCACACCGTTGCCGCCCTGTATGCCCTTTCCCAGAGCGTTGACAGGATTTCCAGTCAGCAGCACCGCAAAGGTCATGTACTGCCGGATGTTGGACGCTATGCTATCCAACGGACAGGAGGACGAGAACGGAATCCTGTTTATCTGCTTCCCTGTCACAGCCATTGCCGCAGTCCTGTCCCGCAGCCCCATGACGGTCAAGCGTTCTCTGAATGAACTGGAAACCGCCGGACTGATCATGCGAGTGCGTCAGGGCGTTGGAGAACCAAACAGGATTTATGTGCTGATACCGGGAAAGGAGGACGCTGCCCTTGCCTGA
- a CDS encoding DUF3847 domain-containing protein — MPDTSKLEKLNRELEKSEKKLRKAINDEKALQHQLKQLTRKERTHRLCTRGGMLESFLQEPERLTDDDVMLLLTLIFHRQDTQELLKKLLEREKPETP; from the coding sequence TTGCCTGATACCTCAAAGCTGGAAAAGCTCAACCGAGAGTTGGAAAAGAGTGAAAAGAAACTGCGGAAAGCCATCAATGATGAAAAGGCATTGCAGCACCAGCTAAAGCAGCTTACCCGAAAAGAACGGACACACCGGCTCTGTACTCGTGGCGGTATGCTGGAAAGTTTTCTGCAAGAGCCGGAACGCCTGACAGATGATGATGTCATGCTGTTGTTGACACTCATTTTTCACAGGCAGGACACGCAGGAACTATTGAAGAAACTGCTGGAACGTGAGAAGCCGGAAACCCCTTAG
- a CDS encoding Lsa family ABC-F type ribosomal protection protein, with amino-acid sequence MSMIKIENLTFSYPTSYDNVFENVSFQVDTDWKLGFVGRNGRGKTTFLNLLLGKYEYSGKILSSVQFDYFPYPVSDKNRITEDILQEICPLAEEWELMRELSYLDVDVDVLWRPFETLSNGEQTKVLIAALFLNEGHFLLIDEPTNHLDAKARKSVAAYLKKKKGFILVSHDRRFLDDCVDYILSINRANIEVQRGNFSSWMSNFERQQEFELAQNERLQKDIRRLQQSAKRAAVWSERVEASKIGAADKGYVGHKAAKMMKRSKSIEARQQQTIEQKSALLKNMETAEALKIQPLNYHTDLLASLSNVVVYYDGISVCEPVSFEIRQGERIVLDGKNGSGKSSLLKLVVGQSIDYTGTVTLGSGLVISYVPQDTSYLCGTLSEFAEENNLDESLFKAILRKMDFERVQFEKDIKDFSGGQKKKVLIAKSLCEKAHLYVWDEPLNFIDVYSRMQIEQLITEFAPTMLLVEHDSVFRDTVASKIVNI; translated from the coding sequence ATGTCAATGATTAAAATTGAAAACCTTACGTTTTCATATCCGACAAGTTATGATAATGTTTTTGAAAATGTCAGTTTCCAGGTTGATACCGATTGGAAGCTTGGTTTTGTGGGCAGAAACGGACGAGGTAAAACAACCTTTCTGAATCTTCTGCTTGGGAAATATGAGTATAGTGGAAAAATCCTATCATCCGTACAGTTTGATTATTTTCCTTATCCCGTTTCAGATAAGAATCGTATTACAGAGGATATATTGCAGGAGATTTGCCCACTTGCGGAAGAATGGGAACTTATGCGAGAACTTTCTTATCTTGATGTTGATGTCGATGTGCTTTGGCGACCTTTTGAAACACTTTCCAACGGAGAGCAGACAAAGGTTTTGATTGCCGCTCTTTTTCTTAATGAAGGGCATTTCCTACTGATTGATGAACCTACCAACCATTTGGATGCCAAAGCGAGAAAAAGTGTGGCGGCATATCTGAAAAAGAAAAAGGGATTCATCTTAGTTTCTCACGATCGTCGCTTTCTTGACGATTGTGTTGACTATATTCTATCGATTAACCGAGCGAATATCGAAGTGCAAAGAGGAAACTTTTCATCATGGATGTCAAATTTTGAGCGACAGCAAGAATTTGAACTGGCTCAGAACGAACGTTTGCAAAAGGACATCAGACGATTACAGCAGTCGGCAAAACGCGCTGCAGTATGGTCTGAACGTGTAGAAGCTTCCAAAATTGGGGCAGCAGATAAAGGTTATGTCGGTCATAAAGCCGCCAAAATGATGAAGCGTTCAAAATCTATAGAAGCGAGACAACAACAGACAATCGAACAAAAATCAGCATTGCTGAAAAATATGGAAACCGCAGAAGCCCTCAAGATACAACCGCTTAATTACCATACAGATTTGCTTGCATCATTATCGAATGTAGTAGTTTATTATGATGGCATTTCAGTTTGTGAACCCGTTTCGTTTGAAATAAGACAGGGAGAACGCATTGTGCTTGATGGAAAGAACGGCAGTGGCAAAAGTAGCCTGTTAAAGTTGGTAGTCGGGCAGTCCATAGATTATACGGGTACAGTAACACTTGGCTCTGGGCTTGTAATTTCTTATGTGCCACAGGATACATCGTATTTATGTGGAACCCTTTCCGAGTTTGCAGAAGAAAACAACCTTGATGAAAGTTTGTTCAAGGCAATTCTTAGGAAAATGGACTTTGAGCGTGTACAGTTTGAAAAGGATATTAAAGACTTTTCTGGCGGGCAAAAGAAGAAAGTCCTAATTGCGAAAAGCCTTTGTGAAAAGGCACACTTGTATGTATGGGATGAACCGCTCAACTTTATTGATGTGTACTCACGTATGCAGATTGAACAACTCATAACGGAGTTTGCCCCGACCATGCTCCTGGTAGAACATGACAGTGTTTTTCGAGATACTGTGGCAAGTAAAATTGTGAATATCTAA
- a CDS encoding IS91 family transposase: protein MSKDCTIQDVFHRFYSSFESTHSISPAQRKAAYHIMNCKTGAFGVNVSVCEDCGCISVHYNSCRDRCCPMCQEFPKEKWVDARREDILDAPYFHVVFTVPEELNPIIYSNQKFLYAALYHAASDTLSELAADSKYLGTDIGYICILHTWGSTMNFHPHIHAIVLGGGLDVKNHWKDNGKDFFLPIKVISKTFRGKYMAELKQLWENDRLEFHGSAAPYKNHYTFKELLNTCYAKEWIPYCKKPFDGAESVIRYLGKYTHRIAISNYRIKDMTESTVTFSAKDYKNQGLWKEITISGEEFIRRFLMHVPPKRFVRIRHYGLLSSRNKKKKITLCRNILGCKKYISKLKDMDAPAIIRLLYNKDICKCSSCGGKIIPLPTEQHFIKPKPHMLC from the coding sequence ATGAGTAAGGATTGTACGATTCAGGATGTTTTTCATCGTTTTTATTCATCTTTTGAATCCACACATAGTATTTCTCCCGCTCAGCGAAAGGCCGCTTATCACATCATGAATTGCAAAACCGGCGCCTTTGGTGTGAATGTAAGCGTATGCGAGGACTGCGGCTGCATATCAGTCCACTATAACTCCTGCCGTGACAGATGCTGTCCTATGTGTCAGGAGTTTCCAAAAGAAAAATGGGTAGATGCACGGCGGGAGGATATCTTAGATGCTCCTTATTTCCATGTGGTTTTTACAGTTCCGGAAGAACTCAATCCCATTATCTACAGCAACCAGAAATTCTTATACGCTGCTCTTTATCATGCGGCTTCAGATACTCTCAGTGAACTTGCTGCTGACAGTAAATATCTTGGGACTGATATCGGCTATATTTGTATCCTCCATACATGGGGAAGTACCATGAACTTTCATCCTCATATCCATGCGATTGTTCTTGGTGGAGGGCTGGATGTGAAAAATCATTGGAAAGACAATGGGAAAGATTTTTTCCTTCCGATTAAGGTAATCTCAAAAACATTTCGTGGAAAATACATGGCTGAACTTAAGCAGCTCTGGGAAAATGACAGGCTTGAATTTCATGGATCGGCTGCACCTTACAAAAATCACTATACTTTCAAGGAATTGTTAAATACCTGCTATGCAAAGGAATGGATTCCTTATTGCAAGAAACCATTTGACGGTGCCGAATCTGTCATCAGATACCTTGGAAAATACACCCACCGGATTGCTATCAGCAACTACCGTATCAAAGACATGACAGAATCTACAGTTACATTTTCTGCTAAAGATTACAAAAACCAAGGGCTTTGGAAAGAGATCACCATATCCGGCGAGGAATTTATCCGTCGATTTTTAATGCATGTTCCTCCAAAACGTTTTGTACGTATCAGGCACTATGGTCTTCTTTCATCCAGAAATAAGAAGAAAAAGATTACCCTATGCAGAAACATCCTTGGTTGCAAAAAATATATTTCCAAGCTGAAAGATATGGATGCACCTGCCATTATCCGTCTTCTTTATAATAAAGATATATGCAAGTGCTCTTCCTGTGGTGGTAAGATTATTCCTCTGCCTACAGAACAACATTTTATAAAACCAAAACCACATATGCTCTGTTAA
- a CDS encoding AAA family ATPase produces the protein MNQGKIIVITGAPGTGKTTTASAVAKESDLEKSVHMHTDDFYHYLSKGAIPPHLPESNEQNLIVIEAFLEAAKRYARGGYDVIVDGIIGPWFLKPWQSLVREHYEVHYIILRASKEETLKRAVERSKLDRKTNIELVETMWEQFCNLGIYESNVIDTTTYSIQETVSAVQEKIASRAALLS, from the coding sequence ATGAATCAAGGTAAAATTATTGTAATCACAGGTGCGCCGGGGACAGGAAAAACTACAACGGCATCTGCTGTTGCAAAAGAATCAGATTTGGAAAAGTCTGTGCATATGCACACAGATGACTTTTATCATTATTTGAGTAAAGGGGCAATACCACCGCATTTGCCAGAATCAAATGAGCAAAATTTGATTGTCATTGAAGCGTTTTTAGAAGCTGCGAAGCGATATGCTCGTGGTGGATATGATGTAATTGTTGACGGTATTATCGGACCGTGGTTTTTAAAGCCGTGGCAAAGTCTTGTTCGGGAACATTATGAGGTGCATTATATTATTTTAAGGGCAAGTAAGGAAGAAACCTTGAAGCGAGCTGTTGAACGCTCAAAGTTAGACCGAAAGACAAATATCGAATTGGTAGAAACCATGTGGGAGCAATTTTGCAATCTGGGAATATATGAATCGAATGTTATAGATACGACCACTTATTCCATTCAAGAAACTGTTTCCGCAGTACAAGAAAAAATCGCAAGTAGGGCAGCGTTGTTGTCTTAG
- the mobQ gene encoding MobQ family relaxase — translation MPCPHNEITIVQRSQRQSAVAAAAYQSGEKLFCEYDQQVKHYPEKRGIVHNEILLPANAPQEYADRNTLWNAAEAVEKQWNSQLARRWVLTIPREIPPDQYAVLVREFCEQQFVSKGMIADFAIHDPHPPGHNPHAHVLLTMRAMDEHGKWLPKSRKVYDLDENGERIKLPSGRWKSHKEDTVDWNDQKYCEIWRHEWEVIQNRYLDANDRPERVDLRSYARQGLDIVPTVHEGTAVRQMEKRGIQTNIGNLNREIRAANRLMKSIRQLIQNLKGWITELGEKRKELLAQKAAEEATLLPNLLMKYMEIRKEERKDWTRAGQNRGTSQDLKAVSEALSYLRQKGLSTVEDLEAFLESSGKSAADYRNQMKPKEARSKVIDGILASRTDCKECKAVYEKYQKIFFKKIKGKFKQEHPEVARYEKAADYLAKHPDDKDKTKNELQQEQETLLSEIAELKVPLTEVQEDLKKLRDIRYWVRKATPGTEESKEPPKKQPIKEVLQDKTDEKKAQRTAPAQEKHRQQDMEL, via the coding sequence ATGCCTTGTCCACACAACGAAATCACGATTGTTCAGCGCAGCCAGCGGCAGTCTGCGGTTGCCGCCGCTGCTTACCAAAGCGGCGAAAAGCTGTTCTGTGAATACGACCAGCAAGTAAAGCACTACCCGGAAAAGCGTGGTATCGTCCACAATGAAATCCTGCTCCCGGCAAATGCTCCACAGGAATATGCAGACCGCAATACTTTATGGAATGCCGCCGAAGCGGTGGAAAAGCAATGGAACTCCCAGCTTGCAAGGCGGTGGGTGCTTACCATTCCCAGAGAGATACCGCCCGACCAGTACGCTGTCCTTGTACGGGAGTTTTGTGAACAGCAGTTTGTTTCCAAAGGCATGATTGCTGATTTTGCCATCCATGACCCCCATCCGCCGGGACACAATCCCCACGCCCATGTCCTGCTGACCATGCGGGCAATGGATGAACATGGAAAATGGCTTCCCAAGAGCCGCAAGGTTTATGACCTTGACGAGAATGGGGAACGGATAAAGCTGCCGTCCGGCAGGTGGAAAAGCCACAAGGAGGATACGGTGGACTGGAACGACCAGAAGTATTGTGAAATCTGGCGGCATGAATGGGAGGTTATCCAGAACCGCTATCTGGACGCCAATGACCGCCCGGAGCGTGTGGACTTGCGTTCCTATGCCAGACAGGGGCTTGATATAGTCCCCACTGTCCATGAGGGGACTGCTGTCCGGCAGATGGAAAAGCGAGGTATCCAGACGAATATCGGCAACCTGAACCGGGAAATCAGAGCCGCCAACCGCCTGATGAAGTCCATCCGGCAGCTTATCCAAAACCTCAAAGGCTGGATTACCGAGCTGGGAGAAAAACGGAAGGAGCTGCTTGCACAAAAGGCGGCGGAGGAAGCGACACTTCTTCCCAATCTGCTGATGAAGTATATGGAGATACGAAAGGAAGAACGGAAGGACTGGACAAGGGCTGGACAGAACCGGGGAACTTCACAGGACTTAAAGGCAGTCAGCGAAGCCCTGTCCTATCTCCGGCAAAAGGGGCTTTCCACTGTGGAGGACTTAGAAGCGTTTCTGGAATCTTCCGGGAAATCAGCCGCAGATTACCGCAATCAGATGAAGCCAAAGGAAGCCCGGAGCAAAGTGATTGACGGGATTCTTGCCAGCCGGACAGACTGCAAGGAATGTAAGGCTGTCTATGAGAAGTACCAGAAGATATTTTTTAAGAAAATAAAGGGGAAATTCAAACAGGAACACCCGGAGGTTGCCCGGTATGAGAAAGCCGCTGACTACCTTGCCAAGCACCCGGACGATAAGGATAAAACGAAAAATGAGTTGCAACAGGAGCAGGAAACGCTTCTCAGCGAAATCGCAGAGCTGAAAGTACCACTGACCGAGGTACAGGAGGATTTGAAGAAGCTGCGGGACATCCGCTACTGGGTACGGAAAGCCACACCCGGCACAGAGGAAAGCAAAGAGCCGCCCAAGAAGCAGCCCATCAAAGAAGTCTTGCAGGATAAGACTGACGAGAAAAAAGCACAAAGAACCGCCCCGGCACAGGAGAAACACAGACAACAGGATATGGAACTTTAA
- a CDS encoding CHC2 zinc finger domain-containing protein: MNVFEAVKQSVTTRQAAEYYGIHVGRNGMACCPFHNDKTPSMKLDRRYHCFGCGADGDVIDFAAALYGLGKKEAAVQLAQDFGLSYEDWKPPGKVKKPKTRQKSPEEQFQEAKNRCFRILADYLHLLMAWRTDYAPHSPEEAFHPRFVEALQKQAQVEYLLDVLLFGETEEKADLITDYGKDVIQLEQRMAELAAADAARTKKHYERHAAAPER; encoded by the coding sequence TTGAATGTATTCGAAGCTGTGAAGCAGTCCGTCACAACAAGACAGGCTGCGGAGTATTATGGAATCCATGTAGGTCGGAACGGGATGGCTTGCTGCCCGTTCCATAACGATAAAACCCCAAGCATGAAGCTGGATCGGCGTTACCATTGCTTCGGCTGCGGTGCGGATGGGGATGTGATTGATTTTGCCGCCGCCCTGTATGGGCTGGGAAAGAAAGAAGCCGCCGTACAGCTGGCACAGGACTTCGGGCTTTCCTATGAGGACTGGAAACCGCCGGGAAAGGTAAAAAAGCCCAAGACCCGGCAGAAATCCCCGGAGGAACAGTTTCAGGAAGCAAAGAATCGCTGCTTCCGTATTCTTGCCGATTATCTCCATCTGCTGATGGCATGGAGAACGGACTACGCCCCGCACTCCCCGGAGGAAGCCTTTCATCCCCGGTTTGTGGAAGCCTTACAGAAGCAAGCCCAAGTGGAATATCTGCTGGATGTGCTGCTGTTCGGGGAAACAGAGGAAAAAGCGGATTTGATTACGGACTACGGAAAGGATGTGATACAGCTTGAACAGCGAATGGCAGAACTTGCAGCCGCAGACGCAGCAAGAACTAAAAAACACTATGAACGCCATGCAGCCGCCCCAGAGCGTTGA
- a CDS encoding virulence-associated E family protein, whose amino-acid sequence MNAMQPPQSVEEIKAGLETTEKGGVRQSIRNCLTVFQRDPLLSGAIAYNILTDRKDIIKPIGFHRESTALNDTDMKYLLLYLEETYGLTNEKKIDNAIGIVANENKYHPIRDYLNTLVWDGTERIRFCLRHFLGADADDYTYEALKLFLLGAISRAFQPGCKFEIMLCLVGGQGAGKSTFFRLLAVRDEWFSDDLRKLDDDNVYRKLQGHWIIEMSEMMATANAKSIEEIKSFLSRQKEVYKIPYETHPADRPRQCVFGGTSNALDFLPLDRSGNRRFIPVMVYPEQAEVHILEDEAASRAYIGQMWAEAMEIYKSGRFKLAFSPAMQRYLKEHQRDFMPEDTKAGMIQAYLDKYTGSMVCSKQLYKEALNHAFDEPKQWEIREINEIMNQCISSWRYFPNPRMFSEYGRQKGWERENPATDSGNPSEKTMDGFVEVTEQMELPF is encoded by the coding sequence ATGAACGCCATGCAGCCGCCCCAGAGCGTTGAGGAAATCAAGGCGGGGCTGGAAACCACCGAGAAAGGCGGTGTCCGTCAGAGCATACGGAACTGCCTGACCGTATTCCAACGTGACCCTCTGCTTTCAGGGGCTATCGCATACAACATCCTGACTGACCGCAAGGACATCATAAAGCCCATCGGTTTTCACAGAGAAAGCACCGCCCTGAACGATACGGACATGAAGTATCTGCTTCTTTATCTGGAAGAAACCTACGGGCTTACCAATGAGAAAAAGATTGATAACGCCATCGGGATTGTGGCGAATGAAAACAAGTACCATCCCATCCGGGACTATCTCAATACCCTTGTGTGGGACGGGACAGAGCGAATCCGCTTCTGCCTGCGGCACTTTCTGGGGGCTGACGCAGACGATTACACCTATGAAGCGTTGAAGCTGTTCCTGCTGGGTGCAATCTCACGAGCCTTTCAGCCGGGGTGCAAGTTTGAAATCATGCTCTGTCTGGTAGGCGGTCAGGGGGCTGGAAAGTCCACCTTCTTCCGGCTGCTGGCAGTCCGGGACGAGTGGTTCTCCGATGATTTGCGGAAGCTGGACGATGACAATGTGTACCGCAAGCTGCAAGGTCACTGGATTATTGAAATGTCGGAAATGATGGCAACCGCCAACGCCAAGAGCATTGAGGAAATCAAGTCATTTTTAAGCCGGCAGAAAGAGGTCTACAAGATACCTTATGAAACCCACCCGGCAGACCGCCCCCGTCAGTGCGTGTTTGGCGGCACTTCCAATGCCCTTGACTTCCTGCCCCTTGACCGTTCCGGCAACCGCCGCTTTATCCCGGTCATGGTGTACCCGGAGCAGGCGGAAGTTCACATTTTGGAGGATGAAGCCGCTTCCAGAGCCTATATCGGGCAGATGTGGGCGGAAGCGATGGAGATTTATAAAAGCGGCAGGTTCAAGCTGGCTTTCAGCCCCGCCATGCAGCGGTATCTCAAAGAACACCAGCGGGATTTTATGCCGGAGGACACCAAAGCCGGGATGATACAGGCGTATCTTGATAAATACACCGGGAGCATGGTCTGCTCCAAGCAGCTCTATAAGGAAGCCTTGAACCATGCTTTTGACGAGCCGAAGCAATGGGAAATCCGGGAAATCAACGAGATTATGAACCAGTGCATTTCCAGCTGGCGGTACTTCCCAAACCCAAGAATGTTTTCCGAATATGGCAGACAAAAGGGCTGGGAGCGTGAAAACCCGGCAACGGACTCCGGCAACCCGTCTGAAAAAACGATGGACGGTTTTGTGGAGGTCACAGAACAGATGGAGCTTCCATTCTGA
- a CDS encoding recombinase family protein, giving the protein MAMMNEMEYRTIGSALAGGYRAAVYCRLSKDDDLQGESASIANQRDMLEKYCEKQGWEVVAVYQDDGFTGLNMERPDLQRMLRAIERRQINLVITKDLSRLGRNYLQTGHLIEDFFPRNGVRYIAMNDGIDTLRDNNDIAPFKNILNEMYSKDISKKVHSSYLLKAQKGQFTGCLAPFGYRKDPEDKNHLLIDEETAPIVRLIFGYALNGHGPNYIRRRLEKEKIPCPTWWNRERGLRNTRTKWEKKDPENGRYMWDFSVIKDLLMNPVYTGAIASQKKDYRFKIGTIGEKKPEDWIVVEGQHEPLIDSMSFDIVQNKLKSRQRPGQTNEISLFAGLLKCGECGKSLTVRYTNAKHPQRIYSCKTYNAFGKNHCTQHRIDYDTLYSHVLRKIRECARAALMDGEAVADRLTNTCEAEQREQREAMERSLTRDEERIEVLDKMVMRLYEDMIAGRISEQNFNTMLEKTQTEQTELKTKVSEGRKRLSDEVQLANDAKQWVEAIQEYANITELDAATLNRLIKEIVVHERIDEDKTRHISIEIHFNLKPIPEVEQVTA; this is encoded by the coding sequence ATGGCTATGATGAACGAAATGGAATACAGAACAATCGGTTCGGCACTTGCCGGGGGTTATCGTGCGGCGGTCTATTGCAGGCTGTCAAAGGACGATGACCTGCAAGGCGAAAGTGCCAGTATCGCAAACCAGCGTGATATGCTGGAAAAATACTGCGAAAAGCAGGGATGGGAGGTTGTGGCAGTCTATCAGGACGATGGCTTCACAGGTCTTAACATGGAGCGTCCTGACCTACAGAGAATGTTGAGAGCCATTGAGCGCAGGCAGATCAACCTTGTCATCACGAAAGACCTCAGCCGACTGGGGCGTAATTATCTGCAAACCGGGCATTTGATTGAGGACTTTTTCCCAAGAAACGGTGTCCGCTATATCGCCATGAATGACGGCATCGACACCCTGCGGGATAACAACGACATTGCCCCGTTCAAGAATATCCTGAACGAGATGTACAGCAAGGATATTTCCAAGAAAGTCCATTCCTCTTATCTTCTGAAAGCGCAGAAAGGACAGTTTACCGGGTGTCTTGCCCCGTTTGGGTATCGGAAAGACCCGGAGGACAAAAACCATCTGCTCATTGACGAGGAAACCGCCCCGATTGTGCGGCTGATTTTCGGATATGCCCTGAACGGTCATGGTCCGAACTATATCCGCAGACGGCTGGAGAAAGAAAAAATCCCCTGCCCTACATGGTGGAACCGGGAACGGGGGCTTCGCAATACCCGCACCAAATGGGAAAAGAAAGACCCAGAAAACGGGCGGTATATGTGGGACTTCTCCGTTATCAAAGACCTTTTGATGAATCCCGTCTACACCGGGGCGATTGCTTCCCAGAAAAAGGACTACCGCTTCAAAATCGGCACGATTGGGGAAAAGAAGCCGGAGGACTGGATTGTGGTGGAGGGACAGCATGAACCGCTGATTGACAGCATGAGCTTTGACATTGTGCAGAACAAGCTGAAATCCCGCCAGCGTCCGGGGCAGACCAATGAAATCAGCCTGTTTGCCGGACTGTTAAAATGCGGCGAGTGTGGGAAGTCGCTGACGGTACGCTACACAAACGCTAAACATCCCCAGCGGATTTACTCCTGCAAGACCTACAATGCCTTTGGAAAGAACCACTGCACCCAGCACCGGATTGATTATGACACCCTTTACAGCCATGTGCTGCGGAAAATCCGGGAATGTGCCAGAGCTGCCCTGATGGACGGGGAAGCGGTTGCCGACCGCCTGACCAATACCTGTGAAGCCGAGCAGCGGGAACAGCGGGAAGCAATGGAACGCTCCCTTACAAGGGACGAGGAACGGATTGAGGTTCTGGACAAAATGGTCATGCGGCTTTATGAGGATATGATTGCAGGGCGTATCAGTGAGCAGAATTTCAACACCATGCTGGAAAAGACACAGACCGAGCAGACGGAGCTTAAAACAAAAGTGTCCGAGGGCAGAAAGCGGCTGTCCGATGAAGTCCAGCTTGCCAATGATGCAAAACAATGGGTGGAAGCCATTCAGGAATACGCCAACATCACAGAGCTGGACGCAGCCACCCTCAACCGCTTAATCAAAGAAATCGTTGTGCATGAGCGCATTGACGAAGATAAAACAAGACACATTTCTATCGAAATTCATTTTAATCTCAAACCCATCCCGGAGGTGGAACAGGTCACTGCCTGA
- a CDS encoding VirB6/TrbL-like conjugal transfer protein, CD1112 family, with the protein METVLKAIADWIKGILTAGIMSNLSGLFDDVNTQVGNIAQQVGTKPSSFEPRVFAMIEALSRNVVLPIAGIILTFIACYELIEMITQHNNMAQFEPALIMRWIFKTAVSVWLISNTFDIVMAVFDVTQKVVSDSSSIIAGNTRVNDIGLSMLQSSLMQMDVGPLFGLFLQSFFIGITMRILSIVIFVIVYGRMIEIYCMVSLAPIPMATWGNHEQSHMGQNYLKCLFALGFQGFLILICVAIYAVLIQSVAISGDAINSIWSIVGYTVLLCFSLFKTSSVTKSVLGAH; encoded by the coding sequence ATGGAAACCGTTCTCAAAGCCATTGCCGACTGGATCAAAGGCATCCTGACGGCAGGCATTATGTCAAACCTTTCCGGGTTGTTCGATGATGTGAACACGCAGGTGGGAAACATCGCACAGCAGGTGGGCACTAAGCCCTCCAGTTTTGAGCCGAGAGTGTTCGCCATGATCGAAGCCCTCTCTCGGAATGTGGTGCTGCCCATTGCAGGCATCATTCTGACCTTCATCGCCTGTTATGAACTCATCGAGATGATCACCCAGCACAACAACATGGCGCAGTTTGAGCCTGCCCTCATCATGCGCTGGATTTTTAAGACCGCTGTTTCGGTCTGGCTCATCAGCAATACTTTTGATATTGTGATGGCGGTATTCGATGTCACCCAGAAGGTAGTGTCCGATTCCAGCAGCATCATTGCCGGAAACACCCGTGTCAACGACATTGGGCTTTCCATGCTGCAATCCAGCCTGATGCAGATGGATGTCGGACCCCTGTTCGGGCTTTTCCTGCAAAGTTTCTTCATCGGCATCACCATGCGCATCCTGTCCATCGTGATTTTTGTCATCGTCTACGGAAGAATGATTGAAATTTACTGCATGGTGAGCCTTGCTCCCATTCCCATGGCAACATGGGGCAACCATGAACAGTCGCACATGGGACAGAATTACCTGAAATGCCTGTTTGCGCTGGGCTTTCAGGGGTTTCTAATCTTGATTTGTGTTGCCATTTATGCCGTTCTGATACAGTCGGTAGCGATTTCCGGGGATGCCATCAACTCTATCTGGAGCATTGTGGGCTACACCGTTCTGCTCTGTTTCAGCCTGTTCAAGACCAGCTCCGTGACAAAATCTGTCCTCGGAGCGCATTAA
- a CDS encoding PrgI family protein, with amino-acid sequence MAAYISVPRDLTKVKSKVAFNLTKRQLLCFGTAALIGVPLFFVLRDSGGNTAATLGMMAVMLPAFFLGMYEKNGQPLEKLLSYYVQSRFVRPKIRPYKTNNYYSILMKGGVTHDPVLEKDR; translated from the coding sequence TTGGCTGCTTATATTTCCGTTCCCCGTGACCTGACGAAAGTGAAATCGAAGGTCGCATTCAATCTGACGAAACGGCAACTGCTTTGTTTCGGCACAGCGGCTCTCATTGGAGTGCCGCTGTTTTTTGTTCTCCGGGATTCCGGCGGCAACACTGCTGCCACCCTCGGCATGATGGCGGTGATGCTGCCGGCGTTCTTCCTTGGGATGTACGAGAAAAACGGTCAGCCCTTGGAAAAGCTGCTGTCGTACTATGTGCAGTCCCGGTTTGTCCGCCCGAAGATTCGCCCCTACAAGACCAACAACTACTATTCGATTTTGATGAAGGGAGGCGTGACCCATGATCCCGTTTTGGAAAAAGACCGGTAA